The genomic stretch TAGACACaagcaaataaaacacttaCTCCATTTTGGTTGCAACGCAGCTCCATAAGCTTCCAGAAGAAATAAGCTTCCTTTTGGTTGGGTTCCTCCACATGCTGTAGGCACTCCTGCGATTTTCTCTGGATAAACCGCATCACATCCTCCTTCTGGGTCTTACTGCTGTAATAGATGGATATGGATTACTGTACATAGACTTTGACCACCTtatgacatgtgtgtgtgtgtgtgtgtgtctgtgtgtgtaaatatctgagaggagaaaaaaggacTCACCTCATCAGAGAGCCAGGAAAAGAGATGTTTTCCCCTTCAGGCAGGTAGTTGCCTCTATCCTCTGGTGCCAAACTCTCCAGAGAAGTTCTTCTCATTTTTGATGTAAACTGtggaataaatatatttgtttgttgatttatttgatgtttttatatggttaatgttgtgtttaaattattttgtccACCTCTGGACAAATCCATCAGCCTCGTAGACGATATTCACTTGTGATTTGCATAAATCTGAGactttttcagcttttttcccttctccTCTGCACATGATATGCACCAGTGtccataataaatacatatgagGCGGAACCAAAAAGCGAAACGAGCCGGATTGTCTTTGTGGATTTTACTCGAGTAAATTGTCATTTAGGATGAGAAAACCTTTAGAACTAATGTAATATCattgtatttctatttttctactCATTTTCCTGAAGGTTTTACACTTTAGGATGAAGAAACAGGACAAATCAGTGTAGACATGTCGCAGTCACTCACTATTTCCagataatgaatttatttatagacTTCTTACCTTAGCGGACGGAGTTTCCAGCTCTTTTACAACTTAACGATGATCAGTTTCTCTGCTCAAGTCGCAAAACGTCGAAAGATCGCTTTGAAATGTAGAGTTGATGCTCAGATAACTTCTTCTTATATCAGATCTTCAAATAATTTCAGCGTTACTATAGATTCCACAGTAGCGCCAAAACATCTGTCCCTGACGTCACCGACGTCaagttttaaaagtaaatatccCAGTGAACTGAGCATAATCCAGACCGtattaatgcacacacacgcttgtATTCAAAGTGAAATtcattatgtacacacatttTTACTAATCAGTGGCGTGCAGTGGGGTTTCAGTCAGGGCTTTCAGTAAGCATGTAAaccacatacatactgtaacactCTGTTACAGCTAACGCAGCCATGTGCAAATAATATTCGGCTGCACATACAGGCACTCAGCAACAGCTGATCAACAATTAGCCTAAAACAGTATGCTAGGTAAGGGTGGGTTGAATTCAGACTAAATCCCTGCATGTATGTAATCCCTCATAGTGTCCCATTCACAATGTCTTTTTTTGACAAAGCGTTCAATAACGTCATCGTGCAGTTGTCCTTTTTGCTTCAGCTGATTGAATAATTCTTTCTCAATAGAGAGACAGGCCAAAGAAGACAGCACTGATTGTCCAGTTGTGCTCCTTGTGTAGGTTTTACTCCGTTTGAGAGCCGAAAACGAGCGTTGCACAGAGGCTGCAGACACTGGTATTGTTAGGATCAggcatgtgagtgtgtaaaaTTCTGTCATACTGTCTGCAAGGCCTGTCGTCCTCAGAAAATTCAGGAGATCGCTTACACTTTTACCGCGAAAGTTTGACATGCTATACATGACTTTGAGCTGAGCTTTGAGCCTGTACAGGTCAAACTGTGCACCGTATAGTTCTCCATCCTGAGCTCTGCGTCTGGAAATGTCTGTCCACACTGTCAAAGCCACAATCATTCCATGTCCCTTTACTCgtattaaaaagtaaacacGGCCAACAAAATAACTTCTTGTGCTGGGTGCTAGCTGTTAGCCACTCATAGCGCTCATAATTGCAATCTTTAAAATGGCGCACAAAACCTTTGCCGTCCTTTGTTATTGAATCCAGTTTGGGTGTAGGTCTTTCTTTCTCAACTATTTCACTTTCGTCTGTAAAAGTGTACCTTGAAAAAGGCGTTTTAAGATGTCAGCGTTTTAAGCTGACAGCAGATGTCATTTTCTTTGAAATTCACCATACATATCTACACTAGATGTTGCCTCGAGTACTGCAgttcattggaacgaatgcgtcaatagagccgccatcttggaacggggaccccctcctctttaatgcatcagcgtcaatgtaggcaaaggtctaaaggaaataaaatcaccataaatcgtcatgaatgcgattttcaattttttttttttgttcgttccAACgatcagacatgtatttatcattgagtccagagaaaatttaagattttgatattaagataatctaccttttcaaaatataatatagTAGGTCTACGTTTATTAGTTGCAGAGTATGAACCTTAGCGACATGGTGTTGTCTCAACTTATGAAAGGTACAGACAACCAGTGAAATTAAGCTAAAGTTAAGCTAGGTGTAGATATTTATGGAAATTCACGAAACTGAATTTCACGTTCATACGCTGGAAATTTACAACAGACGTTAGGGGTAGCGCTGGGCACGTCGCTATACCCAGAGGACGTGCTGTCAATAAACGTCAAaatttgattggttgattttTCTGTCACTAATGCTTGTAACAAATCAGATGTGTTGTCCTTCAATAAAAGCCTATAGCAATATCTGTAGAGCTGGTCCAAGCTGTGTAAGCTGATTTTTAGTGACTTTTTCAGTTCAACCTTAACAAAACTAACgaattttgattaaaaaataatttttataggGCCAGCAGAGAAAGACCTGCTGGTCCTGACGGCCCACCACTGACCCGCACTCACCCCAGCCATTTACAGATAAGACTGGACACCCTGGTGTAAAAGACTGTTAGAGCTGCACTACTGCAGGCTGAACTGCAGAGTCTATTGTTGCGTTTAATTACGTAATGTATAGGTTTTGGGATGTTGTTCTTCtcccttgtctttttttctctctctttctctctgctaagcagcaCTTCCAAATCATCTGCTGAGGCCAATTAGcggcagcgtggcttacctgctaTATGGCGTGCCGGGGAGAtaaaagaggagagagacacagcgcacGAGAGAGACTTTCCTTATCCCCTATCCCagcaccgtggctgttgtgtctgctattaagcaattggtCATATGTAAACAAAGTGTTGATGTGTGAGTCCGCCTTTGTCAACCTGTGTAGGGAGTTGGGCGCCGATTTATTTGGGTTTACATACCCCTTCTAtatttttcatctgtttttcGTTAGTCAGGGAGAGAGGTAAGAATAttgtctttaattttattttattttgggcAGGGAAGTTATTTGGTTAATATTAAGTAAgtttctcttttgtttgttgttttcggCAGTTGCCCTCTCCTGACGTTTTGGGTTGTTTAGGCTTATTTATAGTTTGTATTCATTGGCTTTTGTTATGccctggacaataaacaaaaatataagaatattttTGGTGCGGTGTTCTTTCCAAGTATGGTGTTAAATAGAGGGAACCTCTGAGTAGTACCAATTCAATAAGTGAGACGGGCTGGGATAAAGGAAAAGGAGagttctcatttatttattttacttgtttaCGTTCTCAATAACCCCTAGACAATTTGAGTTTTTaacactatactaatgttaAATTCATCACATCACTATGCCACCTAGTGGCTAATTTATGCTGTTAAAACAGCACAATGTTGTAACATGTTATAAACAGCCAGTAATTTAAGTTCAGGGACAAACCCACACTTTTGTGACATTTGATGAATTGCTGAATGTTTGCTATATAAACATCAACTTATGGAGAAAAGGCATCTTTGTAGTGCAGTCAATTTACTGTCTAGTGCATGGGAGTAACAGTAAACAACAAGTTAACAAGtaggtttgaaatgaaatcgGCAAATTCCAATCCAATGAGCCATCAGACATCAGCGAGCAATCAGACACCTAGACAAGCCTTacagcttctggagcagagtcATTTGGAGTAATGAGACCAAGAGGATTCAACGGCCTACGGTGATAAGACATCTCCACTCTAAAGCATGGTGGATCTCTCatgttttcaaatttaaatttatttatatagcacttttaacaatagacattgttacagctttacataaacatcaaacaaaaagttaaaataaagattaatataacaaaAATTCCAGATTATTATTAggtagatttaaatgtgtttgtatttatccccaatgagcaagtctgaggtgactgagtcGACTGTTTCAAGGAAAAACTACCTTGAatggtgaaggaagaaaccttgtgaggaaccagactcaaaggggaacccatcctcatgtaggtaacactagagggtgtgattataactgctgttcataatcttagcaagcactagatgataatgtgcatgtatTAGAGCACAGGATTATGGGAGTATTTGTACGCCTGAATAGAGAGATAGGTTTTTAACCTACATTTACTGGGAAGGTGTGTCTGAGTCCCAGGAAAGCTATTCCAAAGTTTAGtagctaaatacaaaaacacactacCATCTTTAGTAGATTTTTAaaattctgggaactaccagaagtcctgagatttgtgatctcagagagagtgaaggattgtgtagtgtgttagacTGGTTAGATAAATGGGAACTAAACCATTTAGAGCCTTGAACGTAAGTAGCAGCGGTTTTTAATCAATTCAAAATTTAACAGGTAGCCAATataaagatgataaaattggggttttATGATCattgtcctggtaagaactctgcATGGcaactgcattttggactaactgtagctatttattgaagatgcaggacaaccacttAGTAATGCATTGCAAAGTCCAGTCTGAAAATCATtcatgcatgaactagcttctcagcaccAGATTaagataggatgtttcttagcttagcaatatttctgaggtggaagaaggctgttttagTAATATGGgagatatgattttcaaaagaaaaattgctgtctaatataacacccaggtcttgcATTGTTGAGCTAGTAGTTAAAGTACATCCCTCCAAAAGGAAGTTGAGCTTCTGTGTACCGGTTTTTGGAcagataagtagtatttctgccttgttaatatttaacaacagaaaatgacagGTCATTCAACCTTTTATCTCCTAAATGTACTCTGttaatttagacaatttagatatttcatctggttttggtaagatatataactgggtatcgtcagcataacaatggaaccTAATGCCATGCCTTCTAAACATGTTTCCTAAGGGAAATATGTATATTGgcaaaagcagaggtcctagaactgattctccatttaaatttacaaaatggtatcgatcagacaggtagaaTCTAAACCATCAGCATGTTTTTGAGATTTGTTACACCTATCAAATTCAGAATCACTTTTTTTCCTAGATATTTGACaagaaaacatttaatgttttctATGTTTTATTGTGAATGTATGAGGTTTGCAAATGATtgcattctgttttgttttttttacattttaatcagtGTCAATTGTTTTTGGATTTGGTTATTgtaaatggcaataaaatatTCTATCACCTGGAAGAACAAATTAAATGATTCAAAAAAATTATGTTcacaaaaaaaagggggggttCCAAAGCCATAGGGGTTACAGCATTGTAAATGTGCAGAGAGACACAATTTATGGCTGAGACCAACATTAATTCCAGGATggtgggggggttggggggttgTTAGAATTTGTGGGGTCCAGCCATCCTTCTAGATTTGACTCAGTGTAACATTATCATGAGCTATGTTTAATGATGTTTGTTTTAAGCACATACTCTGTGCTTATTCTGCCCTGATGATGAACTCACTTCAAATGTTTTCACTTcaaatgttctgtttttatttgtttttaatttgtatgcAGGATCACAGCTGAAGCGACTCCACTCAACACATCCTCAAGATCCTTGTGGTCCATGGTGCTGATGGAGAGGATCCTGTGGATGTATCCAGCCTTCTTTAAGGCAAAGAGACCTTGTAAGGATGTGGCCGTACTGTTAAAGCTTGCATGCTGCTAATGGGGCTTTACAATACCAACATTATGCTACACTTTTGAGGTGTTAGAAACTTTTTCTAGAAGTGGATAAGATTAAACTGTCCCCAAAGCCTTAAAAGTTGCTATGCAGAATACAATCTCGGCTGCTGATGCACCACAACTCATGTCTCAtcttaaaaataacacacacacaccagcttgtctttatacagtatgtccacTGTCCAGGCAAACTTACATGTAGTGGCCTTCTTCAGTTTTGATTCTCAAAAACTTGAGGATGTTGACATACACTGTACGGACAGAACCTGCCGACATTTGTCAAATTAGGCACCAGATCTTTgtgtcattcttttttttttttatgactgtcAGAGTcctttattgtatttgttttttctctttctttcatgctaCTATTACATTTGCTGCTGACCAGCTCCAACTACAACATTAAGTGAGAAAATATCCTTTCATATAGCTCTTCCCCATCAAATTGTGTGTCAAATTGTATATGGTTAATGTACACATTTGTTGTTACAAACATTTGGAGGTTTTACCAGGTAGCTATACAAAACATAGTGAATCATTACTTTTTAATGTAggcaaaataaacagtttaatttttgtgtgtgtatgtgctttgtAATAAAAGTAGATTACGTTCATAGAgaaagtgtttacatttatttggtaacatttatgaaaaaagaaaatctacatAATTGTAAATgtcaaatagaaaaaatataatacatctccttaaataaaatactagACATATAAGATTGACTTTATAATATTtgatttttctgtctgtaaaaaaacatttgacaaCAATTGACTTTGTCAGTGAGAGATGTTTTGGCGCTACTGTGGAAtcaataatgttattaatgttaatgttattggTGTTATTTCTGGACAACCGTGCAGGGACGTGGTCGCTCCAGGACCGAGATGTAGCAGTTGGACATCTCAAACCAATCAAGGCTGCGTGTCTCTCCAAACTGAAATACCAACAGATACAGTTAGCCCTCAATTGGAATCAATTCTTCTAAACTACTGGAATATGGATGATATAATGGTAATGATTCAGATAGGTTTTGGAATATTTTAGCAGAACCAAATCATTTGGTTCATCAGATGGATGTTAATTGAACTCTATGACTTTTCTGCAATTTAAGAAACTTAGAAGTAGAAGTTTACTTACAATGGTGATGAAGTCATTGTCCGGACTTTTTCTCACGTATTTAATTGCAACCTGcacatatatacaaaacatttatattgttattgtaaaacatgaaaaaagaacaaatcataATTTGTACACAGTTGCgatcagaaataaacagaaactttTCACATTGGGGAATAAGGTATCGGACTCGCTTAGCCTTGTACTCAAATTTTACCAACATTTTGCTACAAGTCTGACTTTGCAGACGACTGGCAACAACTAATACAATTTATTCATGTTGACGGGACACACAAATGGATTAAGCAATTGATGAAGATTAAACAATCAAATGAATTGCAGTGGTTTCAATGACATTGTTCAGTTAGTAAACTGTTTcctaaaaaatgtgattttttcattctgctgtttttctttgcCCCAGACAATCAGGCAAGTGCTATTATTTAACCCTGTGATTGTACCACAGGGACATAGATAATATTTAATGCTTTATGATTCCTGCATTCTGATGCTTAGTGTAAATTAACTGTAGATGTCGTGTGCAGTTAAATGACCTGCTTGCCATCCGCATTACGATATCCTGCACAGACTGTCCCGTAGCCTCCTTCACCCAACATATCTCCAGGAGTGTACAGTGACTCAAACACCTctgttaaacacacagacaataattCAAATCaagctgaaataagaaaatgcacAGTAACTTTTTACTGAGTTATACGTTCACTAGGAACACATTACAGCTACATTTCTGTAAATGCTAGATTTTAACATACCCCATGGTGTAATTTGGCTCTCCAGAAGAGGAAGCTGGTCCTAGACAAAGAAAATAGCATTGTACatgtacataataaataataaaaagtgtgaTAAATATGATTAGTATAAAATAGTATCATATTGGATGTGCCTAATATTTGACTGCATGCAATGCAAGCACTTGATTACTAACAGATGACATCAGATGacagaaattaattaaatatatacagccTTCACTTTATTATAGATACTGCAAAAAGGTctacaattatttaattaacgAGTTCTACATATTTGTTAGTATTACTTTGagcttattatttatatagctgCAGATTTCTTTGTGTTAATGGGTTTTAATTTTTACTCAGACTATTTCCTTGAAAACTATTTCATAATAGATAaaaactgaatttttatttttaatctctatgtaattgtatttgtgtaatcTAATATAATTAATGCACAGCAATCTCTGTTACAGAGCAGTACAAGTCATGTGATCTGGACTATTATAGCATGTTTTCACTCGATATATTCAGGTCTATTTTCTTCTCACTGTCTCACCTTGACTTCCTTCTGaggttcctcaaaccattcgtGGCTGAGGATTTCCTCGAACGTGGGACGAACGTAAGGATGTCTGTGTAGACACCACAAGATCAGATCACGGCAACCTGTGTGTAGTGATGAGAGAGATCTTTAGTTAGAAATTGTAGATAAACGATTTTAGTTCTGAAAATCAGTCGATATGATTCATTTATAGTGTAAAGCAGGTTTTCCAGCGTTACTATACATGTCTAAACTTGATGGGTTTTCTCACCTTGAGACAAGCCGGAAGCGATTCGCATGTTCCGGTCAATGATGTCATCCTCACAACTGAAGGGCAGGTGTCCACACACCATGTCAAACAGAACAACTCCCAGGCTCCAGATGGTAGCAGGAACACCCAAATATAGTTCCTCACATAACCACTCAGGTGGGCAGTACGCCCAAGTTCCtgtgtaaaaaagagagagggagcacCATCAGCAACATGACAAAAATGGTTCTTTGCTGCATTTCTATCCAATACCTGTTACATGCTTACCTGCAAAACATTTGTAGGGGGTGTCCTGCAGCAAACACCCACAGCCAAAGTCTATCAGCTTTAGCTCCAGTGTTTCTGTGTTGATGAGAATATTCTCTGCCTTGATGTCACGGTGCAGGACACCATGCTCATTGCAATGGCGAGCAGCCTGTACCAACTGACGCATGATTTGTTTCACCAGTGTTTCTGACAGTCGACAATTGTGACCATTCAGGAACTGACGGAGGTCTGTGCAGGGGCTGGGTCTCTCCAAAACCAAGATGTAGCTGTCTGACGTGTCGAACCACTCGAACAGCTCCAACACTTTCTCACATCGAGATGGCTTGGACACCATTTCCATCAGTGCAACCTCCAGAGGAAGGCTGTGTGTCTCTCCAGGCTTAAAATATGAACAGATACACAGCATGAGTGTACCGTGATTACCCCTAAATTATAGCAAATAGAAATGTTACGGGAGAAAGGCTTGGATTAGAACTGACTCAGGTATCTATTATGGATCATTCATTATTATGTTACCAGAAACAATCAATTTACACATAATTCTATACATAATTCTGTGCAAATATCTAAGAAAGAAATTAAGTTACTTACAATGGTGATGAAAACGTCATTCGTCGTCTTGCCCACATGTTTAATGGCAACCTGTtcacatatacaatatataattacatttttataaagaaCCTTAAAAAGACATATACAGTCCACAAGTTGTGATGCATTGTGTTGATTAGTGTAAATTGGTTGTAGACGTGCAGTCCTGTTACCTGTTTACCGTCTGCCTTACGGACTCCTGCACGGACACTCCCGTAGCCTCCTTTACCCAGCAGCTCTCCAGTAGTGTACTGGGACTCAAACACCTctgttaaacaaatacacaagcaTTCAGTAACAAATAAGAAGTGTGTTGTCATGTCAATGTCCCAGAGGTCGGTAAGGTACCTTATAGATGAGTACctgcaaaaacacattttatccaCCCACAGGTCTTAACAAGACAACTCTCAAATAACAAATTTACAACTTTCACATTTAAACTTGCAAACATTGCATAATTACTGTCTCTTAACCTTTCAGAGGTTTTGAAAAATCAATCTGAACTAATCTTTTCAGCTCTGATCCCTTCTGTCTTTTACCCAAAAACTAATGTAGGTTTTATGTAAAAATGACCATATTAAATTCAAACTTTTTAATAAACCATTAGATGGTGCAAGTATATAAAACTATTAGACTATTTTAACCTATTAAAGATCTGACAGATTTGTGCTCCAAatcattactgtacattccTTTCTGTTTGATTCTTAAGGGTTTTGGTCCAAATGGTAGATGAACATACCCCAGGTTTTATCATGGCATTCCTCACGTGGACGCTGGAGATTGAACACCACACTATACATTAGGCTACCTTCTGGGGTCATCGGCATAAACACTTTATCTGCGTACAGTTGACGAAGATTTAGCAGCCACTCTGGTTCTTTTCCCTTCCCTTGGTGTAGCGTCTCTGAAAGCTACAAGGCAATCAGGGGAAGAAAACTGGCTAAATATGTTGCATATAATAACTTGGAACTACTTCACAAATATTGATAATTCTATTTACCGCAATGGTCAGTTTCATCGTGGTCTTTGAGATTTCTTGTGGAAAGGAAGCGATTGCTGTAGCGATGGTCTTGCAGTACTCAAAGGCTTGGTCGAAAAGGCCAAACTCAAATAGCCTGATGGCGTGATAGGACTTGAAGCTCTAcgatagacagacagagttatTCTTTCTTTATAAAAAGGTTCATGCTTAAATTTGTACACTATAAaaagaatataacaaaattgtaagaaatattaagaaataaaaagagaaagtcCAACCTGGAAGTTTGGCTGGGAGAACCCTGTGGTCAGCCAACATACGTATTCGTATACCTCAGTTTTTTCAATCGCTTCCCTCATGGCTGATTGGCTGATTCCCAGTCTGCACAACGACAAAGGTTTTTCAATAGCAAGTCAAAAATtaatcatacacactctctcacacaagcacacacccaATACCTGTCACAGCCAATGAGCTCGAAGCTGGATCTCTCTAAAATCTGCAGCTCCTCCATTGCAACTATGTAACACAGCTGTGCAGCATGGGTCAGTCCTTTGGAGTCTGCAGATGAAAGACCAAACATACATGTAAGGATTTGGGTTCATGGAACAGTCCAGTGTTTACGACATAATTACAACATgtgaagttaataaaatattgttactGTCGTCCATACCAAGGTCCTGTCCCATTTGAATCACATCATTCAGTATCTGGTCTTTTGGGTTGTCAGAGCATAAAAGTTTCGCCAGCGGAAGACACCAGCTATCTTGATTGTTAACCCCTAGCTGAAACAGGAATTGGCACATTAGTGAGCGaaatataaagcaaaaacaatgaCAGTATAAAAAACTGACAGATAGTGATGCTGATGTATTAATAAACAAAGGTATAACTAATATCGTTACAAGacttcaaaaataaatataaaaaaaaaagtataccaGTTTCTTCAGAAGTCTGTAGTTCTTAAACAGGAGCACAGCGACTTCAGCCAGCAGTGTGTTCTGTAGAAGAAACATCTTTAACTTCCATACCTACTCTAGGTACagtataattattcattcatgtgCTTACAATTCAGACCAATTTTGAGTTTTTGCAGATAAAATCTCTTGCTgcttttattatgaataattttgATTAAACCACAATGGTCAGTTTAGACACaagcaaataaaacacttaCTCCATTTTGGTTGCAACGCAGCTCCATAAGCTTCCAGAAGAAATAAGCTTCCTTTTGGTTGGGTTCCTCCACATGCTGTAGGCACTCCTGGGATTTTCTCTGGATAAACCGCATCACATCCTCCTTCTGGGTCTTACTGCTGTAATAGATGGATATGGATTACTGTACATAGACTTTGACCACCTtatgacatgtgtgtgtgtgtgtgtgtgtgtgtgtg from Tachysurus fulvidraco isolate hzauxx_2018 chromosome 2, HZAU_PFXX_2.0, whole genome shotgun sequence encodes the following:
- the LOC113652248 gene encoding fibroblast growth factor receptor-like isoform X1, which codes for MRITSLERLAPEDRGNYLPEGENISFPGPLMSSKTQKEDVMRFIQRKSQECLQHVEEPNQKEAYFFWKLMELRCNQNGNTLLAEVAVLLFKNYRLLKKLLGVNNQDSWCLPLAKLLCSDNPKDQILNDVIQMGQDLDSKGLTHAAQLCYIVAMEELQILERSSFELIGCDRLGISQSAMREAIEKTEVYEYVCWLTTGFSQPNFQSFKSYHAIRLFEFGLFDQAFEYCKTIATAIASFPQEISKTTMKLTIALSETLHQGKGKEPEWLLNLRQLYADKVFMPMTPEGSLMYSVVFNLQRPREECHDKTWEVFESQYTTGELLGKGGYGSVRAGVRKADGKQVAIKHVGKTTNDVFITIPGETHSLPLEVALMEMVSKPSRCEKVLELFEWFDTSDSYILVLERPSPCTDLRQFLNGHNCRLSETLVKQIMRQLVQAARHCNEHGVLHRDIKAENILINTETLELKLIDFGCGCLLQDTPYKCFAGTWAYCPPEWLCEELYLGVPATIWSLGVVLFDMVCGHLPFSCEDDIIDRNMRIASGLSQGCRDLILWCLHRHPYVRPTFEEILSHEWFEEPQKEVKDQLPLLESQITPWEVFESLYTPGDMLGEGGYGTVCAGYRNADGKQVAIKYVRKSPDNDFITIFGETRSLDWFEMSNCYISVLERPRPCTVVQK
- the LOC113652248 gene encoding fibroblast growth factor receptor-like isoform X2 encodes the protein MRITSLERLAPEDRGNYLPEGENISFPGPLMSKTQKEDVMRFIQRKSQECLQHVEEPNQKEAYFFWKLMELRCNQNGNTLLAEVAVLLFKNYRLLKKLLGVNNQDSWCLPLAKLLCSDNPKDQILNDVIQMGQDLDSKGLTHAAQLCYIVAMEELQILERSSFELIGCDRLGISQSAMREAIEKTEVYEYVCWLTTGFSQPNFQSFKSYHAIRLFEFGLFDQAFEYCKTIATAIASFPQEISKTTMKLTIALSETLHQGKGKEPEWLLNLRQLYADKVFMPMTPEGSLMYSVVFNLQRPREECHDKTWEVFESQYTTGELLGKGGYGSVRAGVRKADGKQVAIKHVGKTTNDVFITIPGETHSLPLEVALMEMVSKPSRCEKVLELFEWFDTSDSYILVLERPSPCTDLRQFLNGHNCRLSETLVKQIMRQLVQAARHCNEHGVLHRDIKAENILINTETLELKLIDFGCGCLLQDTPYKCFAGTWAYCPPEWLCEELYLGVPATIWSLGVVLFDMVCGHLPFSCEDDIIDRNMRIASGLSQGCRDLILWCLHRHPYVRPTFEEILSHEWFEEPQKEVKDQLPLLESQITPWEVFESLYTPGDMLGEGGYGTVCAGYRNADGKQVAIKYVRKSPDNDFITIFGETRSLDWFEMSNCYISVLERPRPCTVVQK